The Candidatus Binatia bacterium DNA window ACGCGCTCTCGAGGACCTGGAGCGCGAGGACCCGGAGACGTTCCGGCGGCTGGAGCGCCGCGCGCTGGCGCAGGAACGGATCCGCCGTGCGCTTGGCGTCTCCGATCGCGCGCTCGCCCCGCGGCGCCCGCGCCGCTCGCCCGCGCGCGCCGCGATCTCCGCCGCGATGACCGCCCTGGGCGCCCTCCCCGCCATCGCGGGCGCGACGATCCATGCGCTGCCCGCGGCATTGACCGACCTGGCCACGCGGCGGATCGCCACGACATCGGCCCAGGTCGCCTTCGTGCGGATCGCCGCGGGCGCGATCTTCTTCGCCGCGGGGTACGTCGCTCTGGGGTGGGCCCTTCTCTTCCGGTGGGGCATGCGCCCCGAGATGGCGGCGGGTGTGCTCGCCGTCTCCGCGCTGCTCGGCGCCTGCGCGCTCGCCTACACGCCGCGCGCGCGCGCGTGGATGGAGCGGTGGCGCCTGGGATGGATCGCGCTCCGTCATCCCAGTCTTGTCCGCCGGGCGCACCGGGAGGAAGAATGGCTCGAGCGCCGGGTGGCGGCGCTCCTCGAATACGCCCTGGAGGTCGCCGATGTCGATCCTGCATACACGCCGGTTCTCGAGCTGGGCGCGCGGCCATCTCCTCTGCAGCGTTGACGAGGCGCCGGACCGCTTCGCGATCACGTTCGACGACGGACCCAATCCCAACGCCACCGATGCCGTCCTCGACGTGCTCGCCGGGCATGGCGCGCGCGCGACCTTCTTCATGCTGGGGGGGCACGTGCGCCGCCGCCCGGGCCTGGCCCGGCGAGTCGTCGAGGCCGGAAACGAGGCCGCCGTCCACGGCGACACGCACTGGCCGATGCCGCTGCTCCTGCCGGGCGCCATGCGGAAGCAGGTTCGCCGCTGCGCCTCCTCGATCGAGGACGCGACCGGGACCTCCCCCCGCTTCTACCGCCCCCCGTACGGGTTCATGACCCCCGGCCAGGCGCGCTTCATCCGGGGCCTGGGCTTGGAGCCGGTGCTGGGGGACGTCTATCCCGATGACCCGTACCGTCCCGGCGCCGGCCGCATCGCCGCTCGGGTGCTGCGCCGGCTTACGGGGGGCTCGATCCTGATCCTCCACGACGGCAGTCCCTTCGGCGGTGCCGACCGGAGCCAGACGATCGAGGCCCTGGGGGTCATTCTCGGGGAGATGGGGCGCCGGGGACTCCGGGGGGTGACGGTGGCGGATCTGGTCGGGGCCCCAAAAAATTTCTGAATCTCCGCTTTTTGGGCCTCCCCAGGTGCCCGGGGTTCCGGTCTATACT harbors:
- a CDS encoding polysaccharide deacetylase family protein, which produces MSILHTRRFSSWARGHLLCSVDEAPDRFAITFDDGPNPNATDAVLDVLAGHGARATFFMLGGHVRRRPGLARRVVEAGNEAAVHGDTHWPMPLLLPGAMRKQVRRCASSIEDATGTSPRFYRPPYGFMTPGQARFIRGLGLEPVLGDVYPDDPYRPGAGRIAARVLRRLTGGSILILHDGSPFGGADRSQTIEALGVILGEMGRRGLRGVTVADLVGAPKNF